One Haemorhous mexicanus isolate bHaeMex1 chromosome 9, bHaeMex1.pri, whole genome shotgun sequence DNA segment encodes these proteins:
- the SAMD13 gene encoding sterile alpha motif domain-containing protein 13, which translates to MLTVDMENKENGSLDVKNSLENGRPLDPADWAVTDVVNYFRTAGFEEQANAFQEQEIDGKSLLLMTRNDVLTGLSLKLGPALKIYEYHVKPLQTQHLKNNSL; encoded by the exons ATGCTAACTGTTGAcatggaaaacaaggaaaatggCTCTCTGGATGTCAAAAA TTCGCTAGAGAATGGGAGACCTCTGGATCCTGCTGACTGGGCTGTTACTGATGTTGTGAATTATTTCAGAACagctggatttgaagaacaAGCCAATGCTTTTCAGGAACAG GAAATTGATGGCAAATCATTACTGTTGATGACAAGAAATGATGTTCTGACTGGACTTTCATTAAAACTGGGGCCTGCGCTGAAAATCTATGAATATCACGTAAAACCTCTACAGACACAACATCTAAAGAACAACTCTTTATAG